From the Shewanella amazonensis SB2B genome, one window contains:
- a CDS encoding multidrug effflux MFS transporter, producing MGSPTEAQARTSGLNRAFLIPLLAAIVAITPLAIDMYLPAMSVIALSLGSDVTHVQQSLSVYLAGYACGLLLFGPMADRYGRRPLVLFGLTGFGICSLLLSHVSTPDAFFGLRFVQAMIGSAATVVVPGYVKILYGDNTAKGMSYVSLIMMLAPLIAPSIGSFILGFSHWEMIFYVLSGYALLALTLVYFGLQIPEVKTEKHQRPGFIEAYRTVLTRAGVKGFIASGVLTSFAFFCYLTASPFVFMEVYGLDSQHFAMVFASNVGALMLANILNSRIVGRFGSLRLLRASTLCGLVFALLLCAANTIELGLYGTLLTLVPLMACLGIMSVNADAIVLLKFQRETGTATAVIGTLRFGIGALAGPLLAAFYTGTALPFSALMLFAVLLAGACQHLARRTSIE from the coding sequence GTGGGTTCACCGACAGAAGCGCAAGCACGCACATCAGGGCTCAACCGGGCCTTTTTAATTCCCTTGCTGGCCGCCATTGTGGCCATTACGCCGCTGGCCATTGATATGTATTTGCCGGCGATGTCGGTCATTGCGCTGAGTCTGGGCTCGGATGTTACCCATGTGCAGCAGAGTCTCAGTGTGTACCTTGCCGGATACGCCTGTGGCTTGTTGCTTTTTGGCCCAATGGCAGACAGATACGGCCGCCGTCCGCTGGTGCTGTTTGGTCTTACCGGTTTTGGGATTTGCAGCTTGCTCCTGTCCCATGTCAGCACACCCGACGCCTTTTTTGGGCTGCGTTTTGTGCAGGCCATGATAGGCTCGGCCGCCACTGTGGTGGTACCCGGCTATGTAAAAATTCTCTATGGGGACAATACGGCCAAGGGCATGTCCTATGTGAGCCTTATTATGATGCTGGCGCCCTTGATTGCCCCCAGTATCGGCAGCTTTATTCTTGGCTTCAGCCATTGGGAGATGATTTTCTATGTTCTCTCGGGCTATGCGCTGCTTGCGCTGACGTTGGTATATTTCGGCTTACAAATTCCTGAGGTAAAAACCGAAAAGCATCAAAGACCCGGTTTTATTGAAGCCTATCGCACCGTACTGACCCGCGCCGGAGTGAAGGGTTTTATCGCCAGCGGCGTACTCACCTCCTTCGCGTTTTTCTGCTACCTCACCGCCTCTCCCTTTGTGTTTATGGAGGTTTACGGGCTGGACAGTCAGCATTTTGCCATGGTGTTTGCATCAAATGTGGGCGCCCTGATGCTCGCCAATATTCTCAACTCCCGGATTGTGGGTCGTTTCGGCTCGCTGCGGCTACTTAGAGCCTCGACCCTGTGCGGTCTGGTATTCGCCCTGCTGCTGTGCGCCGCTAACACCATTGAACTGGGGCTGTATGGTACTCTGCTGACGCTGGTCCCCTTGATGGCTTGCCTCGGCATTATGTCGGTGAATGCTGACGCTATTGTGCTGCTCAAGTTTCAGCGGGAAACCGGCACTGCAACCGCCGTGATAGGCACCCTCAGATTTGGGATTGGTGCATTGGCCGGGCCTTTGCTGGCTGCATTTTACACAGGCACTGCCCTGCCATTTTCGGCACTGATGTTGTTTGCCGTACTGCTGGCCGGTGCCTGTCAGCACCTCGCCAGACGCACCTCGATTGAATAA